Proteins from a genomic interval of Candidatus Babela massiliensis:
- the thpR gene encoding RNA 2',3'-cyclic phosphodiesterase → MILFVAIDLENIIELNFIQKQLKNKLENLDLNLNWVNPQDFHITLAFIGKIKEENLDQLNLILNNIKFYKFKIKLENLELNKSNNIIWIKVKSDELEELAHKIKEILHKSLKLDNHINFKRTFIPHVTILRIKNEILSQEEYKKIQNILDQINYNKVTLAINEFCLYESKRDILNHLKSSKYHKISNFNLY, encoded by the coding sequence ATGATACTATTTGTAGCAATAGATTTAGAAAATATAATTGAGTTAAATTTTATACAAAAACAATTAAAGAATAAATTAGAAAATTTAGATTTAAATTTAAATTGGGTTAATCCTCAAGATTTTCACATTACTTTGGCTTTTATAGGAAAAATAAAAGAGGAAAATTTAGATCAACTTAATTTAATCTTAAATAATATAAAATTTTATAAATTTAAAATAAAGTTAGAAAATTTAGAATTAAATAAAAGTAACAATATTATTTGGATAAAAGTAAAATCAGACGAATTAGAAGAACTTGCACATAAAATTAAAGAAATTTTACATAAATCTTTAAAATTAGATAATCACATAAATTTCAAAAGAACTTTTATACCACATGTCACCATTTTAAGAATAAAAAATGAAATTTTAAGTCAAGAGGAATATAAAAAAATACAAAATATTTTAGATCAAATAAATTACAATAAAGTTACTTTGGCTATAAATGAGTTTTGTTTATATGAGTCTAAAAGAGATATCTTAAATCATTTAAAAAGTTCCAAATACCACAAGATTAGTAACTTTAACCTATATTAA
- a CDS encoding TatD family hydrolase, whose amino-acid sequence MLIDTHCHINIMIKKDFDILLSEENFELAQIIIDQAYNNDVKILLNVGTSLIESINSVNLAKKFTSVYAAIGIHPNDLTQNFKQDLKEIEKLLKNKIDNKIVAIGECGLDFHYPDYDIKKQIEAFKMQIDFALENNLALVVHSRDAYQETLEILYQFKDSNLHGTIHCFSYDLNFAKESINLGFKIGIDAPITYPKNNVLREVVKSINLKDILLETDAPFLPPQALRGKQNHPLHIKTIAHFIAELINVDYDLVSTQTAINAKEVFKFT is encoded by the coding sequence ATGCTCATCGATACACATTGTCATATTAACATAATGATAAAAAAAGATTTTGATATACTATTATCTGAAGAAAACTTTGAATTAGCACAAATAATAATCGATCAAGCTTATAATAACGATGTAAAGATCTTACTAAATGTTGGCACAAGTCTAATAGAAAGCATAAATTCTGTCAACCTAGCAAAAAAATTTACTTCAGTCTATGCTGCTATTGGTATACACCCCAATGACTTAACACAAAATTTTAAGCAAGATCTAAAAGAAATAGAAAAATTACTAAAAAATAAAATAGATAATAAAATAGTAGCAATTGGAGAGTGTGGCTTAGATTTTCACTATCCAGATTATGATATAAAAAAGCAAATAGAAGCCTTTAAGATGCAAATAGACTTTGCTCTTGAGAATAATCTAGCATTAGTAGTTCATTCAAGAGATGCTTATCAAGAGACTTTAGAGATTTTATATCAATTTAAAGATAGCAACTTACATGGGACTATTCATTGTTTTTCTTATGATCTTAATTTTGCCAAAGAATCAATTAACCTAGGATTTAAAATAGGAATAGATGCACCTATTACATACCCCAAAAATAACGTATTACGAGAAGTTGTAAAATCTATAAATCTTAAAGATATATTACTTGAAACCGATGCTCCCTTTTTACCTCCTCAAGCTTTAAGAGGAAAACAGAATCATCCTCTTCATATAAAAACTATTGCTCATTTTATTGCAGAATTAATTAATGTAGATTATGATCTAGTTTCAACACAAACAGCCATAAATGCAAAAGAAGTTTTTAAATTTACATAA
- a CDS encoding HU family DNA-binding protein, with protein sequence MNKTELINSLSEETTFPKREVARFLEAFARIVGRTLKNGGKIQLSGFGTFAASRRPARIGINPSTKERIQLPSTVVAKFKPGKTLKEVMRSIR encoded by the coding sequence ATGAATAAAACTGAGTTAATTAACTCATTAAGTGAAGAAACAACATTTCCAAAAAGAGAAGTTGCTCGTTTTCTAGAGGCGTTTGCAAGAATTGTAGGACGTACATTAAAAAACGGTGGCAAAATTCAATTATCAGGATTTGGTACTTTTGCAGCTTCAAGACGTCCGGCGCGTATTGGCATTAATCCCTCTACTAAAGAGCGTATCCAATTACCCTCAACTGTTGTGGCGAAATTTAAGCCAGGCAAAACTCTTAAAGAAGTTATGCGTTCTATAAGATAA
- the serS gene encoding serine--tRNA ligase yields MIDLTFLRDNTQNFIDLIKRKDPDFDVDKLISLDKSLRKLKSEVEELRHKKNELANQGKKGVTKELIEQSKHVGQLLKEKEPELDNLEKEFENLYLMCPNVIDIDVPSGNKESNLMVKEYLDKPQFNFDIKNHVELGKINDWFDFEAAVKMTASNFALYKNQGVKLVYSLMMYMLNNNIKHGYSPILPPYLVNEKALIGASNFPRFKEEVYAIEKDQLYLTPTSEVNLTSIYRDQILDNNELPIRMTAWTSCFRREAGGYGAAERGLIRIHQFEKCELYTICRPEISKQEQERMLNCAEDILKSLGLHYRIMLLAAQDTSFASSKTYDIEVWMPAQGIYKEVSSISNCTDFQSRRSKIRYSNDSKTKLVHTLNGSSLALPRLLVALMETYQKPDGTVEIPQVLKSVVINTF; encoded by the coding sequence ATGATCGATTTAACATTTTTGAGAGATAACACGCAAAATTTTATAGATTTAATTAAAAGAAAAGATCCTGACTTTGATGTAGATAAATTGATAAGTTTAGATAAATCTTTAAGAAAGTTAAAATCAGAAGTAGAAGAGTTAAGACATAAAAAAAATGAGTTAGCAAATCAAGGTAAAAAAGGCGTTACTAAAGAACTTATAGAGCAATCAAAACATGTAGGACAATTGTTAAAAGAAAAAGAGCCTGAATTAGATAATCTAGAAAAAGAGTTTGAAAACCTTTACTTAATGTGTCCTAATGTAATTGATATTGATGTTCCATCAGGAAACAAAGAATCTAATTTAATGGTTAAAGAATATCTTGATAAGCCACAATTTAACTTTGATATAAAAAATCATGTAGAATTAGGTAAAATTAATGATTGGTTTGATTTTGAAGCTGCTGTTAAAATGACTGCTTCTAATTTTGCTCTTTATAAAAATCAAGGAGTTAAATTAGTATACTCTTTGATGATGTATATGTTAAATAACAACATTAAACATGGTTATTCGCCTATTTTACCACCATACCTAGTAAATGAAAAAGCATTAATCGGTGCAAGTAACTTTCCTAGATTTAAAGAAGAAGTTTATGCAATTGAAAAAGATCAGTTATATTTAACTCCTACGTCTGAGGTAAATTTAACAAGTATCTATAGAGATCAAATCTTAGATAATAATGAGCTACCAATAAGAATGACTGCTTGGACAAGTTGTTTTAGACGTGAAGCAGGTGGTTATGGTGCTGCTGAACGTGGGTTAATTCGTATTCATCAATTTGAAAAATGTGAATTATATACCATATGTAGACCAGAAATATCAAAACAAGAACAAGAGCGTATGCTTAATTGCGCTGAAGATATTTTAAAATCTTTAGGTCTTCATTATAGAATTATGTTATTAGCTGCTCAAGATACCTCTTTTGCTTCTTCAAAGACTTATGATATTGAAGTTTGGATGCCTGCTCAAGGAATTTATAAAGAAGTTTCTTCCATAAGCAATTGTACAGATTTTCAATCAAGACGTAGCAAAATTAGATATTCTAATGACTCAAAAACTAAATTAGTACATACTCTTAATGGTTCTTCTCTAGCTTTACCTAGATTATTAGTAGCATTGATGGAAACTTATCAAAAGCCCGATGGAACAGTGGAAATTCCTC